One region of Pseudomonas alvandae genomic DNA includes:
- a CDS encoding DUF4280 domain-containing protein, whose product MGCPQVCSTATLQCSFGAAPAVLNVLPVNRLLTGGMPAANIMDHIPLVNVTTFGMCQSLANPTVAAATAAALGVLTPMPCIPATAAPWIPGGAPTLLLGNMPAIDANSTLMCTWAGVIKIVVPGQVQMLIP is encoded by the coding sequence ATGGGATGCCCGCAAGTCTGTAGCACCGCGACCCTGCAATGCAGCTTCGGCGCAGCCCCGGCGGTGCTCAATGTGCTCCCGGTCAATCGCCTGCTGACCGGCGGAATGCCGGCGGCGAATATCATGGATCACATACCCTTGGTGAACGTCACCACGTTCGGTATGTGCCAGAGCTTGGCGAACCCGACCGTGGCCGCCGCCACCGCGGCGGCACTCGGCGTGCTGACCCCCATGCCCTGCATCCCGGCCACCGCGGCCCCATGGATCCCCGGCGGCGCCCCAACCCTGTTGCTCGGCAACATGCCGGCCATCGATGCCAACAGCACCTTGATGTGTACCTGGGCCGGGGTGATCAAGATCGTCGTGCCAGGGCAGGTGCAGATGCTCATCCCCTGA
- a CDS encoding Gfo/Idh/MocA family protein — MRELGIGLIGTGFMGRAHALAFHNAKAVFDLPLNLTLAALADADPQRARQCAQSWGFETAHSDWQRLIDDPKVHLVAITTPNHLHFPMAMAALAAGKPVYCEKPLAVSLEQAEQMRQAAKAAGVVTRVGYNYQHNPIIQLARDMIQRGELGRIISFQGEFSEDFMAEPTSPWSWRCEASHAGGALADLGSHLLAMARHLLGDVEAVCADSQTVHNQRPASVGNAEQRAIAVDDQVHALLRFANGARGTVSSSWLKHGYKNHLSFEISGTLGTLAFDQERLNELRVCRAGQPGFQRLLAGPDLPGYAAFSPAAGHQLGYNELKTLEVQELIMALAGEGASGTDFEEAWEVERLAAAIRVAAREERWVRVSE, encoded by the coding sequence ATGCGTGAACTCGGCATCGGTCTGATTGGCACCGGCTTCATGGGCCGCGCCCATGCCTTGGCGTTCCATAATGCCAAGGCGGTGTTCGACCTTCCCCTGAACCTGACGCTCGCGGCCTTGGCCGACGCCGATCCGCAGCGTGCCCGCCAGTGCGCCCAGAGCTGGGGATTCGAAACGGCCCACAGCGACTGGCAACGGCTGATCGATGACCCGAAGGTTCATCTGGTCGCCATCACTACCCCCAACCACCTGCATTTCCCGATGGCCATGGCCGCGCTAGCGGCGGGCAAACCGGTGTACTGCGAAAAGCCCCTGGCGGTCTCCCTGGAACAGGCCGAGCAGATGCGCCAGGCAGCCAAGGCTGCTGGCGTGGTAACACGGGTCGGTTACAACTACCAGCACAACCCGATCATCCAGTTGGCGCGTGACATGATCCAACGCGGCGAACTGGGGCGGATCATCAGTTTCCAGGGCGAATTCAGCGAAGATTTCATGGCCGAACCGACCTCACCGTGGTCATGGCGTTGCGAAGCGAGCCATGCCGGCGGCGCACTGGCGGACCTGGGCAGCCACTTGCTGGCCATGGCCCGGCACTTGTTGGGCGATGTCGAAGCGGTGTGCGCCGACAGCCAGACCGTGCACAACCAACGCCCTGCCAGCGTAGGCAATGCCGAACAACGCGCCATTGCGGTCGATGACCAGGTCCACGCGCTGCTGCGTTTCGCCAACGGTGCCCGGGGCACGGTGAGCAGCAGTTGGCTCAAGCATGGCTACAAGAATCACCTGAGTTTCGAGATCAGCGGCACCCTCGGCACCCTGGCGTTCGATCAGGAACGACTGAACGAACTGCGCGTCTGCCGCGCCGGCCAGCCCGGCTTCCAGCGTTTGCTGGCCGGCCCGGATCTGCCCGGCTATGCCGCGTTCAGCCCAGCCGCCGGGCACCAGTTGGGCTACAACGAATTGAAGACATTGGAAGTGCAGGAACTGATCATGGCGCTCGCCGGCGAAGGCGCCAGCGGGACGGACTTCGAAGAGGCCTGGGAAGTGGAGCGGCTGGCGGCGGCGATTCGGGTGGCGGCGCGGGAGGAGCGTTGGGTGAGGGTGAGCGAATAG
- the tssI gene encoding type VI secretion system Vgr family protein: MPRTVDINTTLSLTASSLSALYPDSLSGEERLNALGSHILNGLNDGASLDLTTAVASHVTTTLHKDALLRPLDWLVAEIRQLPADATAERYQLLLRPWLWWLSLASNNRVFQNLATSDIVTTIFKAHGFTDFQLKLTGSYAPREYCVQYGETDLAFVSRLLEEDGIFWFFSHEDGKHTLVLADSNDAFAPIPNGPTVNYLGQKLGERELHGIRSGQVCLQAVAGVYQATDYEFTTPTTSLFSQAEAVAGPSSMYEHPGSYTAKAQGDALTKQRVDGLRSQEKRFVGESDCRWLVPGYWFTLAGHEDATLNIDWLVTAVSHEASHDSYRNRFEAIPKATAYRPARITPKPRMHTQTALVVGKAGEEIWTDEYGRIKLQFPWDRTGKNDEASSCWVRVVLPWSGKGFGMQFVPRIGQEVIVTFIDGDPDRPLVTGCVYNGDNALPYALPANQTQSGIKTNSSKGGGGFNELRFEDKKDAEEVFLQAQKDFNINVLNDTTATVGHDETLTVQNARTRTVKDGDETVTLEKGKRSVTIQTGSDSLDVKDTRTVTVGSDQTHSTGGNYDHKVTGNYSLTVDGNLTIKVSGTLTLQSGGSFAIKSGADLAAQASTSISQKAGTDLSNQAGTSLENKAGTTLTNDAGISLVNKAAAEQTVDGGGMLTIKGGLVKVN; the protein is encoded by the coding sequence ATGCCCCGTACCGTCGACATCAACACCACCCTATCCCTCACCGCCAGCTCGCTGTCGGCGCTCTACCCTGACTCATTGTCCGGCGAAGAGCGCCTCAACGCGCTGGGCTCGCACATCCTCAACGGTCTCAACGACGGCGCCTCGCTTGACCTCACCACGGCTGTCGCCAGCCATGTGACCACCACGTTGCACAAGGACGCCTTGCTGCGCCCGCTGGATTGGCTGGTAGCCGAGATCCGCCAACTGCCAGCCGACGCCACCGCCGAGCGATATCAACTCCTGCTGCGTCCATGGCTCTGGTGGTTGAGCCTGGCCAGCAACAATCGGGTGTTCCAGAACCTCGCCACGTCGGACATCGTCACCACGATTTTCAAGGCCCACGGCTTCACGGACTTCCAGCTCAAGCTCACCGGCAGCTACGCACCCCGTGAGTACTGCGTGCAATACGGCGAAACCGACCTGGCCTTCGTGTCGCGCCTGCTGGAAGAGGACGGGATTTTCTGGTTCTTCAGCCATGAAGACGGCAAGCACACCCTGGTCCTGGCCGACAGCAACGACGCCTTCGCGCCCATCCCCAATGGGCCGACGGTGAATTATCTCGGGCAGAAACTGGGGGAACGCGAGCTGCACGGCATCCGCTCAGGCCAGGTCTGCCTGCAAGCGGTGGCCGGGGTTTACCAGGCCACCGATTATGAGTTCACCACGCCGACAACATCGCTCTTCAGCCAGGCCGAAGCCGTGGCCGGGCCGAGTTCGATGTACGAACATCCGGGCAGCTATACCGCCAAGGCCCAGGGCGACGCGTTGACCAAACAGCGGGTGGACGGCCTGCGCAGCCAAGAGAAACGCTTCGTCGGCGAAAGCGATTGTCGCTGGCTGGTGCCGGGCTATTGGTTCACCCTCGCCGGTCATGAAGATGCGACGTTGAATATCGATTGGCTGGTGACGGCGGTCAGCCATGAGGCCAGCCACGACAGCTACCGCAACCGCTTCGAAGCGATCCCCAAGGCCACCGCCTACCGACCGGCTCGCATCACGCCCAAACCGCGCATGCACACCCAGACGGCGCTGGTGGTGGGCAAGGCCGGCGAAGAAATCTGGACAGACGAATATGGCCGGATCAAATTGCAGTTCCCCTGGGATCGCACCGGCAAGAACGACGAGGCCTCCTCCTGCTGGGTGCGCGTGGTCCTGCCCTGGAGTGGCAAGGGCTTTGGCATGCAATTCGTACCGCGTATCGGCCAGGAAGTCATCGTCACCTTCATCGACGGCGACCCGGACCGCCCCTTGGTCACCGGTTGCGTCTACAACGGCGACAATGCCCTGCCCTACGCGCTCCCAGCGAACCAGACCCAGTCCGGGATCAAGACGAACTCGTCCAAGGGCGGTGGCGGTTTCAACGAGCTGCGGTTTGAAGACAAGAAGGACGCCGAAGAGGTGTTTCTCCAGGCGCAAAAGGACTTCAACATCAACGTGCTCAACGACACCACCGCCACCGTCGGCCACGATGAAACCCTCACGGTGCAGAACGCCCGAACTCGCACGGTGAAGGACGGCGACGAAACCGTCACGCTGGAGAAAGGCAAGCGCAGCGTGACCATCCAGACCGGCAGCGACAGCCTCGACGTGAAGGACACCCGCACCGTGACCGTGGGCTCGGACCAGACCCACAGCACCGGCGGCAACTACGATCACAAAGTCACCGGCAATTACAGCCTGACGGTGGATGGCAACCTGACCATCAAGGTCAGCGGCACCCTCACCCTGCAAAGCGGCGGCAGCTTCGCCATCAAGAGCGGCGCGGACCTGGCCGCCCAGGCCAGCACGTCCATCAGCCAGAAGGCCGGCACGGACCTGAGCAACCAGGCGGGGACATCCTTGGAAAACAAGGCCGGCACCACCCTGACCAACGACGCCGGCATCAGCCTGGTGAACAAGGCCGCCGCCGAACAGACCGTGGACGGTGGCGGCATGCTGACCATCAAGGGCGGCCTGGTGAAGGTCAACTGA
- a CDS encoding SDR family oxidoreductase, with the protein MSKTQLFDLDGKIAFVSGASRGIGEAIAKLLAQQGAHVIVSSRKLDGCQHVADAIIAAGGKATAIACHIGEMEQISQVFAGIREQFGRLDILVNNAATNPQFCNVLDTDLGAFQKTVDVNIRGYFFMSVEAGKLMRENGGGSIINVASINGISPGIFQGIYSVTKAAVINMTKVFAKECAQFGIRCNALLPGLTDTKFASALVKNDAILKTALAQIPLKRVADPSEMAGAVLYLASDASSYTTGVALNVDGGFLS; encoded by the coding sequence ATGTCCAAGACCCAGTTGTTCGACCTCGACGGTAAAATCGCTTTCGTTTCCGGCGCCAGCCGTGGCATCGGCGAAGCCATCGCCAAACTGCTGGCCCAGCAAGGCGCCCACGTGATCGTTTCGAGCCGCAAGCTCGACGGTTGCCAGCACGTCGCCGATGCGATCATCGCCGCTGGCGGCAAGGCCACCGCCATCGCCTGCCACATCGGCGAGATGGAACAGATCAGCCAAGTGTTCGCCGGTATCCGCGAGCAGTTCGGGCGCCTGGACATCCTCGTGAACAACGCCGCCACCAACCCGCAGTTCTGCAACGTGCTGGACACCGACCTGGGTGCGTTCCAGAAAACCGTCGACGTGAACATCCGCGGTTACTTCTTCATGTCGGTGGAAGCCGGCAAGCTGATGCGCGAGAACGGCGGCGGCAGCATCATCAACGTGGCGTCGATCAACGGCATCTCGCCGGGCATCTTCCAGGGCATCTACTCGGTGACCAAGGCCGCGGTGATCAACATGACCAAGGTCTTTGCCAAGGAGTGCGCGCAGTTCGGCATCCGTTGCAACGCCCTGTTGCCGGGCCTGACCGACACCAAGTTCGCCTCGGCGCTGGTGAAGAACGACGCCATCCTGAAGACCGCCCTGGCGCAAATCCCCCTCAAGCGCGTGGCCGACCCGAGCGAAATGGCCGGCGCGGTGCTGTACCTGGCCAGCGATGCGTCGAGCTACACCACGGGCGTGGCGTTGAATGTGGATGGTGGGTTCCTTTCCTGA
- a CDS encoding phosphotransferase family protein has protein sequence MAVTDQSTRVRDGEELDANLIDPYLKAHIPGLTGTPVISQFPGGASNLTYLLEYPEQEFVLRRPPFGHKAKSAHDMGREFRILNQLREGFPYCPKAYVHCTDESVMGAEFYVMERVKGIILRAELPPELGFDAARTEALCKSFIDRLVELHRVDYNACGLADLGKPEGYVARQIRGWSERYEKALTPDAPKWEAVKAWLNDKMPVDHPTSSIVHNDYRFDNVILDPDNPMQIIGVLDWELTTLGDPLMDLGNSLAYWIEANDPAPVQLMRRQPSHAPGMLTRREFVDYYAERAGIRIDNFDFYYTYGLFRLAGIVQQIYYRFFHGQTQDKRFAQFVQMNKLLEQMSLQVIGKSTL, from the coding sequence ATGGCAGTGACTGATCAGTCCACCCGCGTGCGCGACGGTGAAGAACTCGATGCCAACCTGATCGACCCGTACCTCAAGGCCCACATTCCTGGCTTGACCGGTACGCCGGTGATCAGCCAGTTTCCCGGTGGCGCGTCGAACCTGACGTACCTGCTGGAATACCCCGAGCAGGAGTTCGTCCTGCGCCGGCCACCGTTCGGCCACAAGGCCAAGTCGGCCCACGACATGGGCCGTGAGTTCCGCATCCTCAATCAACTGCGCGAAGGTTTCCCGTACTGCCCCAAAGCCTACGTGCACTGCACCGACGAGTCGGTGATGGGCGCCGAGTTCTACGTGATGGAACGGGTCAAGGGCATCATCCTGCGCGCCGAGCTGCCGCCGGAACTGGGCTTCGACGCCGCCCGCACCGAAGCACTGTGCAAGAGCTTCATCGACCGGCTCGTCGAGCTGCACCGCGTCGACTACAACGCCTGTGGCCTGGCTGACCTGGGCAAGCCCGAAGGCTACGTGGCGCGGCAGATCCGTGGCTGGAGCGAGCGCTACGAAAAAGCCCTGACCCCCGATGCGCCCAAGTGGGAGGCGGTCAAGGCCTGGCTCAACGACAAGATGCCCGTCGATCATCCGACATCAAGCATCGTCCACAACGACTACCGCTTCGACAATGTCATCCTCGACCCGGACAACCCGATGCAGATCATCGGTGTGCTGGATTGGGAACTGACCACCCTCGGCGATCCGCTGATGGACCTGGGCAACAGCCTGGCCTACTGGATCGAGGCCAACGACCCGGCACCGGTGCAACTGATGCGCCGTCAGCCAAGCCACGCGCCGGGCATGCTGACCCGCCGCGAATTCGTCGATTACTACGCCGAGCGCGCCGGAATCCGCATCGACAACTTCGACTTCTACTACACCTACGGACTGTTCCGCCTGGCCGGTATCGTCCAGCAGATCTACTACCGCTTCTTCCATGGCCAGACCCAGGACAAACGCTTCGCGCAGTTCGTTCAGATGAACAAACTGCTGGAGCAGATGAGCCTGCAGGTCATCGGCAAATCCACGCTCTGA
- a CDS encoding toxin-antitoxin system YwqK family antitoxin produces MASKKLDVERDDSQLKGQLIDGKLDGPLQIEEAQRPQATLNYSQGELEGTSTLYHPNGKISAVLPFVKGKLHGVASFHAAEGGLQRQATYRRGLLHGEASNYFPDGQLAEAEFYRDGVRDGHYRRLHPNGSPAVEARYLNGQLLEPAQAYAEDGRPLDAGGKPISRVRWWFRRWNDPAQA; encoded by the coding sequence ATGGCCTCGAAGAAACTGGACGTGGAACGTGACGACAGCCAACTGAAGGGGCAACTGATCGATGGCAAGCTCGACGGCCCGTTGCAAATTGAAGAAGCACAGCGCCCGCAAGCGACACTTAACTACAGCCAGGGTGAACTGGAAGGCACCAGCACGTTGTATCACCCCAATGGCAAGATCTCGGCCGTATTGCCGTTCGTGAAGGGCAAACTGCACGGCGTGGCGAGCTTCCATGCGGCCGAGGGCGGCTTGCAACGCCAGGCCACGTACCGCCGTGGGTTGTTGCACGGTGAGGCGAGCAACTACTTTCCAGACGGGCAACTGGCCGAGGCCGAGTTCTATCGCGACGGCGTGCGTGACGGTCATTATCGGCGCCTGCACCCCAACGGCAGCCCGGCAGTAGAAGCCCGTTACCTCAACGGCCAACTGCTGGAACCGGCCCAGGCCTATGCCGAAGACGGCCGGCCATTGGATGCCGGGGGCAAGCCGATCTCCCGGGTGCGCTGGTGGTTCAGGCGCTGGAATGATCCGGCGCAGGCATAA
- a CDS encoding FAD/NAD(P)-binding protein, producing MTEVPTSISRSADVLIIGGGLSGAMLAAQLLRLPGRREVLIVEPRSELGRGEAYSAVELGHTLNGNAARMSVDPDNADDLTQWLTAFIKAGGWPESDQQHVPISELFPPRGIFGLYAQQRLAEARALGARNGSVAEHVRAEAVDLQVIDDAVRVTLGDGQVLQGRFAVLATGMFPAARTPQTESSGLNAAALDPWDVAAMRQLDPQSTVLIIGSGLTMVDAVVSLEQAGHRGPIEVFSRHGLLPHVRRQPPAWVDFLAEDHTLRSPRQLMRALREQCRQAQAQGIDWQAPLDTVRAHIGRLWNQASDVQRRQFVRHVRPWWESHHHRSPPLSAELVARLHGEGRLRIQAASYKGLVSSGEGSVAINIRRRGEAGLEVVQGAALINSSGIEYDWRRVARPLPQQLLARELVQPGPLALGIAARPDGAVLDAQGEPASRLFAMGPPLRGMWWESTAVTDVASQAKALAGRLAELQAQR from the coding sequence ATGACTGAAGTGCCAACCTCGATTTCCCGTTCCGCCGATGTCTTGATCATCGGCGGTGGCTTGAGTGGTGCCATGCTCGCTGCGCAATTGCTGCGCTTGCCGGGCCGGCGCGAAGTGCTGATTGTCGAGCCGCGTAGCGAGTTGGGCCGGGGCGAGGCGTACAGTGCCGTGGAACTGGGCCATACCTTGAATGGAAACGCGGCCCGCATGAGTGTCGACCCGGACAACGCCGATGACTTGACCCAATGGCTCACCGCGTTCATCAAGGCCGGAGGCTGGCCCGAGTCGGATCAGCAACACGTGCCCATCAGCGAGTTGTTCCCGCCCCGTGGAATATTCGGCCTCTACGCACAACAACGGTTGGCCGAGGCTCGTGCGCTTGGCGCGCGTAATGGTTCGGTGGCGGAGCACGTGCGCGCAGAGGCCGTCGATTTGCAGGTCATCGATGATGCCGTACGAGTGACACTCGGCGATGGACAAGTCCTGCAGGGACGCTTTGCCGTGCTCGCCACCGGCATGTTTCCGGCGGCGCGAACCCCACAAACTGAATCGAGCGGCTTGAACGCGGCGGCGCTGGATCCCTGGGATGTAGCCGCCATGCGCCAGCTCGATCCGCAGTCCACGGTGTTGATCATCGGCTCGGGGCTGACCATGGTCGATGCCGTGGTGTCTTTGGAACAGGCTGGGCATCGCGGGCCGATCGAAGTGTTTTCCCGCCACGGCCTGCTGCCCCATGTGCGCCGCCAACCACCGGCCTGGGTGGATTTCCTCGCCGAAGATCACACCCTGCGTTCGCCACGCCAGTTGATGCGAGCCCTGCGTGAGCAATGCCGCCAGGCCCAAGCCCAGGGCATCGATTGGCAGGCGCCGCTGGACACGGTGCGCGCCCATATCGGGCGTTTGTGGAATCAGGCCAGCGATGTACAGCGCCGGCAGTTCGTGCGGCATGTGCGGCCGTGGTGGGAGAGTCATCATCATCGCTCGCCGCCGTTGAGCGCGGAACTGGTGGCGCGTTTGCATGGGGAAGGGCGGCTGCGGATTCAGGCGGCTTCGTACAAGGGGCTTGTATCGTCTGGCGAAGGGTCGGTGGCAATCAACATTCGCCGACGGGGCGAGGCTGGACTGGAAGTGGTGCAGGGCGCCGCGTTGATCAACTCCAGCGGCATTGAATATGACTGGCGTCGGGTTGCCCGGCCGTTGCCGCAGCAGTTGTTGGCGCGAGAGTTGGTCCAGCCCGGTCCGCTAGCGTTGGGCATCGCCGCCCGTCCCGACGGCGCAGTGTTGGACGCCCAAGGCGAACCGGCCAGCCGCCTGTTCGCCATGGGTCCGCCGTTGCGGGGGATGTGGTGGGAAAGCACTGCAGTGACTGATGTTGCGAGCCAGGCCAAGGCGCTGGCGGGGCGGTTGGCTGAACTCCAAGCCCAGCGTTGA
- a CDS encoding LirA/MavJ family T4SS effector gives MANTVFANAAEAEVSLRANNFRFTKFANGERKTAPAPLDDALFYTAYSHIAAFLCNDLHFQTSLTEVSAKIWEHYRRLTPMTPNKFTRAMGLVAAQYGFQYHEGLRNDTSERGLPIAVRLIGGDRFLGQLLRASLFWKDSMDGRHGEHTHSLQWLAIANGLLGTVAEIPRLYSYTADYRAPSQSDKPGKPSLFLWQWLADCFPTDLNGYATEKFINDETLESQSYRAPQVISDYLFGKHPRTEQPIPGHFVSNYLFHRYRNREWLQTKEQFNAASGENETVITKWFTGSIQTDAKASAPAHRWGPAYKNDARLVRNAAAEIDKLKEKKPQAINSFFHGKSGKLWFG, from the coding sequence ATGGCCAACACAGTATTTGCTAACGCGGCAGAAGCCGAAGTCAGTTTAAGAGCCAACAACTTTCGCTTTACCAAATTCGCAAACGGCGAGCGTAAAACGGCTCCGGCGCCGCTGGATGATGCTCTTTTCTATACTGCCTACTCACATATCGCGGCTTTCCTTTGCAATGACCTTCATTTCCAAACCAGTCTGACCGAGGTCTCTGCAAAGATCTGGGAACATTATCGAAGACTAACCCCGATGACGCCGAACAAGTTTACCCGGGCAATGGGGCTGGTCGCCGCCCAGTATGGATTTCAGTACCACGAAGGTTTACGTAACGATACCTCGGAGCGAGGGCTGCCCATCGCCGTGCGCCTGATCGGGGGCGATCGCTTCCTTGGCCAACTGCTACGCGCCAGTCTGTTCTGGAAAGACAGTATGGATGGCCGACATGGCGAACATACCCACAGCTTGCAATGGCTGGCCATTGCCAACGGTCTATTGGGCACAGTGGCGGAGATCCCACGCCTGTATAGCTACACCGCCGATTATCGAGCACCTTCGCAAAGCGATAAGCCGGGTAAGCCGTCCCTGTTTCTCTGGCAATGGCTGGCGGATTGCTTTCCAACTGACTTGAATGGATATGCCACCGAGAAGTTCATTAACGATGAAACCCTCGAATCGCAAAGCTACCGGGCGCCGCAAGTCATCAGTGATTACTTGTTCGGGAAACATCCCAGGACCGAACAGCCGATTCCAGGGCATTTTGTTTCCAATTATCTATTTCACCGTTATAGAAATCGGGAATGGCTGCAGACCAAGGAACAGTTCAACGCCGCCAGCGGAGAAAACGAGACAGTCATCACGAAGTGGTTTACCGGTTCCATACAGACTGATGCCAAAGCTAGCGCGCCGGCTCATCGGTGGGGGCCAGCATACAAAAATGACGCGCGCCTAGTTCGTAATGCCGCAGCGGAAATAGACAAATTAAAAGAAAAAAAGCCACAGGCCATCAATAGTTTTTTTCATGGGAAGTCGGGAAAGCTCTGGTTTGGTTAG